In Mangifera indica cultivar Alphonso chromosome 1, CATAS_Mindica_2.1, whole genome shotgun sequence, a single genomic region encodes these proteins:
- the LOC123214597 gene encoding uncharacterized protein LOC123214597 isoform X4, translated as MVKRRSRFYHLPDSVPVKYAFQGLKGTWFLHMEVRPLVASISQFIDAKCGDTLDGSNIYSSLITSTKKKSIMSNDKMKKVKDLNGTIPLAEELSRTILSSNGRRKRRKRLNNFIGCKEDKNDEGCTSRHSRSSGGNVDSITVCNRSQKRKMARTDDKSSSLQIDALAKYSVITPLKTFLFPSPTNSNFGSPRSKPLKTEVGKRLIKASKNLRKSACKKRLSISCCKIRKGKLLSPAAASVAKFLVFEISDRDY; from the exons ATG GTGAAGCGGAGGTCAAGGTTTTACCATCTGCCAGATTCAGTGCCTGTAAAGTATGCATTCCAGGGTCTGAAAGGAACATGGTTTCTTCATATGGAAGTGAGGCCTTTGGTTGCAAGTATATCCCAGTTTATAGATGCAAAATGTGGAGATACTCTTGATGGAAGCAATATTTATAGTTCCCTTATTACAAGCACTAAAAAGAAAAGCATTATGAGCAATGATAAAATGAAGAAGGTGAAGGATTTAAATGGCACTATTCCTCTAGCAGAAGAGCTTTCAAGAACTATACTTTCATCCAATGGAAGGAGGAAGAGAAGGAAGAGATTAAATAACTTCATTGGGTGCAAAGAAGATAAGAACGATGAGGGATGCACAAGTAGACATAGTAGATCCTCAGGTGGCAATGTTGATTCTATAACCGTTTGTAATCGCTCCCAAAAACGAAAGATGGCAAGAACAGATGATAAATCATCAAGTTTACAAATTGATGCCTTGGCGAAGTATTCAGTCATAACACCCCTGAAGACGTTCTTGTTTCCATCACCAACAAACTCCAATTTTGGAAGTCCAAGAAGTAAGCCTTTGAAAACAGAAGTTGGTAAACGTCTCATCAAAGCCTCAAAGAACCTCAGAAAGTCTGCGTGTAAGAAAAGGCTGTCAATTTCGTGCTGCAAAATCaggaaaggaaaattattaagCCCCGCCGCTGCATCTGTGGCTAAATTCTTGGTCTTTGAGATCAGTGACAGAGATTACTGA
- the LOC123214597 gene encoding uncharacterized protein LOC123214597 isoform X3: protein MQVKRRSRFYHLPDSVPVKYAFQGLKGTWFLHMEVRPLVASISQFIDAKCGDTLDGSNIYSSLITSTKKKSIMSNDKMKKVKDLNGTIPLAEELSRTILSSNGRRKRRKRLNNFIGCKEDKNDEGCTSRHSRSSGGNVDSITVCNRSQKRKMARTDDKSSSLQIDALAKYSVITPLKTFLFPSPTNSNFGSPRSKPLKTEVGKRLIKASKNLRKSACKKRLSISCCKIRKGKLLSPAAASVAKFLVFEISDRDY from the exons ATG CAGGTGAAGCGGAGGTCAAGGTTTTACCATCTGCCAGATTCAGTGCCTGTAAAGTATGCATTCCAGGGTCTGAAAGGAACATGGTTTCTTCATATGGAAGTGAGGCCTTTGGTTGCAAGTATATCCCAGTTTATAGATGCAAAATGTGGAGATACTCTTGATGGAAGCAATATTTATAGTTCCCTTATTACAAGCACTAAAAAGAAAAGCATTATGAGCAATGATAAAATGAAGAAGGTGAAGGATTTAAATGGCACTATTCCTCTAGCAGAAGAGCTTTCAAGAACTATACTTTCATCCAATGGAAGGAGGAAGAGAAGGAAGAGATTAAATAACTTCATTGGGTGCAAAGAAGATAAGAACGATGAGGGATGCACAAGTAGACATAGTAGATCCTCAGGTGGCAATGTTGATTCTATAACCGTTTGTAATCGCTCCCAAAAACGAAAGATGGCAAGAACAGATGATAAATCATCAAGTTTACAAATTGATGCCTTGGCGAAGTATTCAGTCATAACACCCCTGAAGACGTTCTTGTTTCCATCACCAACAAACTCCAATTTTGGAAGTCCAAGAAGTAAGCCTTTGAAAACAGAAGTTGGTAAACGTCTCATCAAAGCCTCAAAGAACCTCAGAAAGTCTGCGTGTAAGAAAAGGCTGTCAATTTCGTGCTGCAAAATCaggaaaggaaaattattaagCCCCGCCGCTGCATCTGTGGCTAAATTCTTGGTCTTTGAGATCAGTGACAGAGATTACTGA
- the LOC123228371 gene encoding pentatricopeptide repeat-containing protein At5g55840, with translation MSSFTSSTAKRISQLPHNFPKFKPFFHNKPQAKPLTNDHHYELQPSHMENSIYTLLTIERWESLNHMDYKLASLRPVHGKLALKFLNWVMKTPGLELNHFTHLLCLTAHVLVKARMYDDAKVIFRQLAHLGIGQKSVFGALMNTYPLCNSNPSVFDLLIRVYMREGMVLDGLETFRLMGFRGFNPSIFTCNMVLGCVQKECGVGSVWLVFREMLARKICPNVATFNVLINALCMEGKLKKAGYLVRKMEESGYVPNVVTYNTLLNWYCKKGRYKAAFELIEYMGCKGIEADVCTYNMFIDDLCRNNRSSKGYLLLKNMRKRRIFPNEVTYNTLINGFVKEGKSGIAARVFDEMSMFNLSPNSITYNALIEGHCNKGNFKEALRLLVRMEAVGLRPTEVSYGALLNGLCKHAKFDLAMGFLEKMRTDGMVIGRITYTSIIDGLCKNGLLDEAMQLLDNMFKDGLNPDLITFSVLINGFCRVGKTKKVKELLCKLYRAGLVPNNIIYSTLIYNFCKMGNVVEALKVFSVMSCNGHDSDQFTFNVLVASLCRVGKVGEAEDLMHHMSRIGPVPNSVTYDCIINGHGMLGDGLKAFSVFDEMIELGHHPSHFTYGGLLKGLCKGGNFQEAKEFLNTLHHIPSAVDTVAYNTVISEACKSGKLWEAVVLLDQMVQHNLLPDSYTYTSLLSGLCRKGKVVAALLFFDKVMAKGTLPNEVMLTCLVNGLFKAGQPKVALYIYDAMEMEGVCPDVISFNAIIDGLSRMGKMLRAYDVLSTVRSRSLCPNLATYNILLHGFSRKKDLVMCSNLQSIMTRAGLSPDKLTYHSLILGFCQTGMLEVGVKFLKQLIVEGSVVDQFTFNMLILECCKTGELEKAFDLLHIMNNLGVFPDVHTYNAIITGHNRLSAFKESHSIVLDMSEKGFTPKCTQYITIINGMCRMGDLKGAFKVKDEMEALQVIPCNVVESAMVRGLALYGKVEEAMLVLNYMLRMRLVPTVATFTTLMCKFCKEANFVEALKLKDIMERCGVKLDVVTYNVLISGLCAHGDVTAALELYEEIKQRGLWANTTTYTVLIDAISKEESFLKGEMILKDLQERGIITWDWDGSTQHLLESLMIAQQKLKSFSHKRRKNARMSRKSL, from the coding sequence ATGTCCTCTTTCACTTCCTCAACCGCCAAAAGAATCTCTCAGCTCCCCCACAATTTCCCCAAATTTAAACCCTTTTTTCACAATAAACCCCAAGCGAAACCATTAACTAATGACCATCATTATGAGCTTCAACCTTCACACATGGAGAACAGCATCTACACCCTTCTCACTATAGAACGTTGGGAGTCTCTCAACCACATGGACTACAAGTTAGCGTCACTCAGACCTGTTCATGGGAAGCTTGCTTTGAAATTTCTCAACTGGGTTATGAAAACCCCTGGTTTGGAACTCAATCACTTCACTCACTTGCTTTGTTTGACAGCTCATGTTCTTGTTAAAGCTAGAATGTATGATGATGCCAAGGTGATATTTAGGCAGTTAGCTCATTTGGGTATTGGTCAAAAGTCCGTCTTTGGTGCTCTGATGAATACATACCCTCTTTGTAATTCAAACCCCTCTGTTTTTGACTTATTGATTAGGGTTTATATGCGAGAGGGGATGGTTTTAGATGGGTTAGAGACCTTTAGGTTGATGGGTTTTAGAGGCTTTAATCCATCGATTTTTACCTGTAATATGGTGTTAGGGTGTGTGCAGAAAGAGTGTGGAGTTGGGTCAGTTTGGTTGGTTTTTAGGGAAATGCTGGCTAGGAAGATTTGTCCTAATGTAGCTACTTTTAATGTGTTGATCAATGCTTTGTGTATGGAAGGAAAGCTAAAGAAAGCTGGTTATTTGGTGAGAAAGATGGAGGAGAGTGGTTATGTTCCTAATGTAGTGACTTATAATACTTTGCTCAATTGGTATTGTAAGAAGGGGAGATATAAAGCTGCGTTTGAGCTGATTGAGTATATGGGGTGTAAGGGTATTGAAGCTGatgtatgtacatataatatgttCATTGATGATTTGTGCAGAAACAATAGAAGTTCGAAGGGTTATTTACtcttgaaaaatatgaggaagAGGAGGATATTTCCTAACGAAGTAACTTATAATACTCTTATTAATGGGTTTGTTAAGGAGGGAAAGAGTGGGATTGCAGCTCGGGTTTTTGATGAGATGTCAATGTTTAATCTTTCACCGAATAGTATTACTTACAATGCTTTAATTGAAGGACACTGCAACAAGGGTAATTTCAAAGAAGCTTTGAGACTTTTGGTTAGAATGGAAGCGGTTGGACTAAGACCTACTGAAGTCAGTTATGGGGCTCTTTTAAATGGATTATGTAAACATGCAAAGTTTGACTTAGCAATGGGCTTCCTGGAAAAAATGAGGACTGACGGAATGGTTATTGGCCGTATAACATACACATCAATTATTGATGGGCTATGCAAAAATGGGTTACTTGATGAAGCTATGCAATTGCTTGATAATATGTTCAAGGATGGATTGAATCCTGATCTTATCACATTTTCTGTACTTATAAATGGATTTTGCAGAGTGGGAAAGACTAAAAAAGTGAAGGAGTTGTTATGTAAATTGTATAGAGCTGGACTTGTTCCTAACAACATCATATACTCAACATTGATCTATAACTTCTGCAAGATGGGAAATGTTGTGGAAGCATTGAAGGTCTTTTCAGTTATGAGTTGCAATGGTCATGATTCAGATCAGTTTACATTTAACGTGTTGGTTGCTTCTCTATGTAGAGTTGGAAAAGTTGGAGAGGCTGAAGATTTGATGCATCACATGAGCAGAATTGGTCCAGTCCCTAACTCAGTGACTTATGATTGTATTATAAATGGCCACGGGATGTTGGGCGATGGGTTAAAAGCATTTTctgtgtttgatgaaatgattgaactTGGTCATCACCCAAGTCATTTCACATATGGTGGTTTACTTAAAGGACTGTGTAAAGGCGGCAATTTTCAGGAGGCGAAAGAATTTTTGAATACTCTTCATCATATTCCTTCTGCTGTAGATACTGTTGCCTACAACACTGTAATTTCTGAGGCATGCAAATCTGGAAAATTATGGGAGGCAGTGGTCCTTCTTGATCAGATGGTACAGCATAATTTGTTGCCTGATAGTTATACATATACTAGTCTTCTTTCTGGGTTATGTAGGAAGGGCAAAGTTGTTGCCGCTCTTCTTTTCTTTGACAAAGTGATGGCAAAAGGTACTTTGCCTAATGAGGTAATGCTTACTTGTTTGGTTAATGGCCTTTTTAAGGCTGGTCAACCAAAGGTTGCTCTCTATATTTATGATGCCATGGAGATGGAAGGTGTGTGCCCCGACGTTATTTCTTTCAATGCCATAATAGATGGACTCTCAAGGATGGGAAAAATGTTGAGGGCATATGATGTCTTATCAACAGTAAGGAGCAGAAGTCTGTGCCCTAATTTGGCTACGTATAATATTCTTTTGCATGGTTTTTCAAGAAAGAAAGATTTAGTGATGTGCTCTAATTTACAGAGTATCATGACGAGGGCTGGTCTCTCACCTGACAAATTAACATATCATTCTCTCATTCTTGGATTTTGTCAGACTGGTATGTTAGAAGTTGGtgttaaatttttgaaacagtTGATAGTAGAAGGTTCTGTTGTTGATCAGTTTACATTTAACATGCTTATTTTGGAGTGTTGTAAAACTGGTGAGCTGGAGAAGGCCTTTGATCTGCTACACATTATGAATAACTTGGGAGTTTTTCCTGACGTACATACCTATAATGCTATCATAACTGGACATAACAGACTTTCTGCTTTCAAAGAATCCCATTCCATTGTGCTTGACATGTCAGAGAAGGGTTTTACACCTAAATGTACtcaatatattacaataattaatgGTATGTGTAGAATGGGGGATCTAAAAGGAGCATTCAAGGTAAAAGATGAGATGGAGGCACTTCAAGTCATTCCCTGTAATGTAGTCGAGAGTGCAATGGTAAGAGGGCTTGCATTATATGGGAAGGTTGAAGAAGCAATGCTGGTTCTTAATTACATGCTGAGGATGAGACTTGTTCCAACTGTTGCTACTTTTACGACTCTGATGTGCAAGTTCTGCAAAGAAGCTAACTTTGTGGAGGCCCTGAAGTTGAAAGACATAATGGAACGCTGTGGAGTGAAGCTTGATGTGGTTACATACAATGTTCTCATTTCAGGCCTTTGTGCACATGGGGATGTTACAGCTGCACTTGAACTATATGAAGAGATTAAACAAAGAGGTCTTTGGGCCAATACCACCACTTATACTGTTCTCATTGATGCCATTTCCAAGGAGGAAAGTTTTTTAAAAGGTGAAATGATTTTAAAGGATTTACAAGAGAGGGGAATAATAACTTGGGATTGGGATGGAAGCACTCAACATTTGCTTGAGAGCTTGATGATTGCACAGCAAAAGTTGAAATCCTTTAGCcacaagagaagaaaaaatgcCAGAATGAGTAGAAAATCCCTGTAA
- the LOC123213259 gene encoding uncharacterized protein LOC123213259 isoform X1 — protein MSEKGHPLPKFGEWDVNDPASAEGFTVIFNKARDEKKTGGKPESPKKVDPPIKHGVDPGKPQPVKKMVLLHPKPGCRILMRFCSSKSFHGRVCSCVTSPTVYLKKYRSFSAVACPAGICFCAVIFELLWGKAEKKGKNENLLYLYVLILWVIIRSQAIFLSLPSLLYYGL, from the exons ATGTCG GAGAAGGGTCACCCTTTGCCAAAATTTGGTGAATGGGATGTCAATGATCCTGCCTCAGCTGAGGGATTCACTGTGATTTTTAACAAGGCAAGGGATGAGAAAAAGACAGGAGGCAAACCCGAGTCACCCAAAAAGGTTGATCCTCCAATTAAGCATGGAGTGGATCCTGGCAAACCACAGCCTGTAA AAAAAATGGTTTTGCTGCATCCAAAGCCCGGCTGCAGAATCCTGATGAGGTTCTGCTCATCTAAAAGCTTTCATGGAAGAGTATGTTCATGTGTAACTAGCCCCACTGTCTATTTAAAGAAATATAGGAGCTTTAGTGCTGTGGCCTGTCCTGCTGGAATTTGTTTCTGTGCTGTAATATTTGAGTTGTTGTGGGGGAAAGctgaaaaaaaaggtaaaaatgaaAACTTACTGTATCTATATGTACTGATTTTGTGGGTTATTATTAGAAGCCAAGCTATTTTCTTGTCTTTGCCTTCTCTGCTCTATTATGGATTGTAG
- the LOC123213259 gene encoding protein NOI4 isoform X2, with translation MSEKGHPLPKFGEWDVNDPASAEGFTVIFNKARDEKKTGGKPESPKKVDPPIKHGVDPGKPQPKKWFCCIQSPAAES, from the exons ATGTCG GAGAAGGGTCACCCTTTGCCAAAATTTGGTGAATGGGATGTCAATGATCCTGCCTCAGCTGAGGGATTCACTGTGATTTTTAACAAGGCAAGGGATGAGAAAAAGACAGGAGGCAAACCCGAGTCACCCAAAAAGGTTGATCCTCCAATTAAGCATGGAGTGGATCCTGGCAAACCACAGCCT AAAAAATGGTTTTGCTGCATCCAAAGCCCGGCTGCAGAATCCTGA
- the LOC123211581 gene encoding cellulose synthase-like protein E6 isoform X2, whose amino-acid sequence MKVREMAAEGCGGDKEEVLLPLFESKQGKCSVAYRVFALKLLVGTCLILFYRLLYIPRAGEGGRWAWLGMFMAELCFGFYWFICLSLRWNSRFSFPHKNRLSQRYEDKLPEVDIFVCTADPVIEPPIMVMSTILSALSFNYPPEKLSVYLSDDGGSEFTFYALLEASHFSKYWIPFCKKFNVEPRSPEAYFALEESDEKNSRTQAQEWIAIKKQYEEMKRRIESAIAHGSISKEIRDQHIGFLEWNSDVTKQNHQPIVQIITNGKDTEAVDNEGCRLPTMVYMAREKRPGYPHNFKAGAMNALIRVSSEISGGAFILNLDCDMYANNPDAIREALCFFMDDKRGHEIAFVQYPQRFRNITKNDIYASHVHVVPELELHGMDGYGAMFYCGTGCLHRRESLSGAKYSKDCKEHTVETKVKKNDTTVDELEDASKVLASCSYEQDTQWGREMGLIYGCAVEDIVTGLAIQCRGWKSVYYNPVKRAFMGVAPNTLDIALIQYKRCFEGMFQMFLSKYCPFIYGHKKIDLGAQMGYCVYLLLAPLSLPALYYVIVLPLCLFHGISLFPKVSSLWFIPFAYVFVLKNAYSLFEAMNCGSTLRIWWNLQRMQLIRMTSAYFLAFIDVILKQLGLSQTAFAITVKVVTEDVLKRYEQEVMEFGSSSLMFTIISTLAMLNLFSLVSAMFKMIFQNFGALENLVFQVILCGVMVLLNFPIYEALFIRKDKGSLPFSMKFGALEFCVGVLLALVLSPQGVFGIRFVIDRDECFSHDVQYEGDRVHASFVIIRSDKYWYGGTEGVDLVVKGPHGDQIHDFRGKTSEKFDFVARHKGVHRFCFTNNSPYHETVDFDVHVGHFSYHEEHAKDEHFNPLLEQISKLEEALHNVLFEQHWLEAQTERQAILNEAMSKRAVYKAFWESSALVAASVLQVYLLRRLFERKLGISRV is encoded by the exons ATGAAAGTGAGAGAGATGGCTGCAGAAGGCTGTGGAGGTGACAAAGAAgaggttcttcttcctctctttgaGAGCAAGCAAGGGAAGTGTTCGGTTGCTTACAGGGTATTTGCATTGAAATTGCTTGTGGGAACATGTTTGATATTGTTTTACAGGCTTCTGTACATCCCAAGAGCTGGAGAAGGAGGAAGATGGGCTTGGCTTGGCATGTTCATGGCAGAACTCTGCTTCGGTTTTTACTGGTTCATTTGTCTGTCTCTTCGTTGGAATTCTAGATTCAGTTTCCCTCATAAAAACAGGCTCTCTCAGAG ATATGAAGACAAGTTACCAGAGGTTGACATTTTTGTTTGCACGGCGGATCCGGTGATAGAGCCACCGATTATGGTGATGAGCACCATTTTATCAGCCCTGTCTTTCAATTATCCACCAGAGAAATTGAGTGTTTATCTGTCAGACGACGGTGGCTCAGAATTCACATTTTATGCTCTCCTGGAGGCATCTCATTTCTCTAAGTATTGGATACCCTTTTGTAAAAAATTCAACGTTGAACCAAGATCTCCGGAAGCCTACTTTGCTCTAGAGGAGTCCGATGAGAAAAACAGCAGAACTCAAGCTCAAGAATGGATAGCAATCAAG aaacaatatgaagaaatgaaaagaCGAATCGAATCAGCCATTGCACATGGCAGCATCTCCAAAGAAATAAGGGATCAACACATTGGATTTTTAGAATGGAATTCTGATGTAACCAAGCAGAATCATCAGCCGATTGTGCAG ATTATAACTAATGGGAAGGACACAGAAGCTGTAGACAATGAAGGATGCAGATTGCCAACAATGGTGTACATGGCACGAGAGAAGAGGCCAGGATACCCTCATAACTTCAAAGCCGGAGCCATGAACGCTCTG ATAAGAGTGTCATCAGAGATAAGTGGTGGAGCTTTCATCCTGAATTTGGACTGTGATATGTACGCAAATAATCCAGATGCAATACGAGAAGCATTGTGTTTCTTCATGGATGACAAAAGAGGCCATGAAATCGCATTTGTGCAGTATCCACAACGTTTCAGAAATATCACAAAAAATGATATCTATGCCAGTCATGTTCATGTAGTTCCTGAG CTGGAGCTTCATGGCATGGATGGCTATGGCGCGATGTTTTATTGTGGCACTGGATGTTTGCATCGAAGAGAAAGTCTTTCTGGAGCCAAGTACTCCAAGGATTGTAAAGAACATACGGTGGAGACGAAGGTCAAGAAGAATGATACAACAGTTGATGAATTGGAAGATGCTTCAAAAGTTCTTGCTAGTTGCAGCTATGAGCAGGACACTCAATGGGGCAGGGAG ATGGGATTGATATACGGGTGTGCAGTTGAAGACATTGTCACTGGCTTGGCAATTCAATGCAGGGGCTGGAAATCAGTGTATTACAATCCAGTGAAGAGAGCTTTCATGGGCGTTGCTCCTAACACTTTAGACATTGCTCTTATTCAATACAAGAGGTGTTTTGAGGGCATGTTTCAGATGTTTTTATCCAAGTATTGTCCATTCATCTATGGCCACAAGAAGATAGACCTCGGAGCACAAATGGGTTACTGTGTTTATCTCTTATTGGCTCCACTTTCCCTGCCTGCATTGTACTATGTCATTGTTCTTCCTCTTTGCTTGTTCCATGGCATCTCCTTGTTCCCAAAG GTGTCAAGCCTTTGGTTCATACCATTTGCGTATGTTTTCGTACTCAAGAATGCTTATAGCTTATTTGAGGCCATGAATTGTGGCAGTACACTCAGAATTTGGTGGAACTTACAGAGAATGCAGCTGATCCGGATGACTAGTGCATACTTTCTGGCCTTCATTGATGTAATTCTGAAGCAACTGGGGCTCTCTCAAACAGCATTCGCCATCACTGTGAAGGTGGTGACAGAAGACGTTTTAAAGAGATACGAGCAAGAGGTGATGGAGTTTGGAAGCTCATCTCTCATGTTCACAATCATTTCAACATTGGCAATGCTGAACCTCTTCAGTCTAGTTTCAGCAATGTTCAAGATGATTTTTCAGAATTTTGGGGCTTTGGAAAATTTGGTGTTTCAGGTTATTCTTTGTGGGGTAATGGTGTTGCTGAATTTTCCAATCTATGAAGCTCTCTTCATTCGCAAGGACAAAGGCTCCTTGCCTTTCTCA ATGAAATTTGGGGCACTTGAGTTTTGTGTTGGAGTGCTTTTGGCACTTGTGTTGAGCCCACAAGGTGTCTTTGGGATTAGATTTGTGATTGATAGGGATGAATGCTTTTCTCATGATGTGCAATATGAAGGTGACAGAGTTCATGCTTCTTTTGTTATCATCAGGAGTGATAAATATTGGTATGGTGGAACCGAAGGTGTTGATCTTGTG GTGAAGGGTCCTCATGGTGACCAGATTCATGATTTCCGTGGTAAAACTAGTgagaaatttgattttgtggCTCGACACAAAGGTGTCCACCGTTTCTGCTTCACTAACAATTCTCCGTATCATGAAACCGTGGACTTTGATGTGCATGTTGGCCATTTTTCATACCATGAAGAGCATGCAAAAGACG AGCATTTCAACCCCTTGTTAGAACAGATTTCGAAATTGGAGGAAGCTCTTCACAATGTCCTGTTTGAACAGCATTGGCTAGAGGCTCAGACTGAACGTCAGGCAATAT TAAATGAAGCAATGAGTAAGAGGGCAGTTTACAAGGCATTCTGGGAATCTTCTGCTCTTGTTGCTGCTAGTGTTCTCCAAGTTTATCTCCTTCGGCGCTTGTTTGAAAGGAAGCTTGGGATATCCAGAGTTTAG
- the LOC123211581 gene encoding transmembrane emp24 domain-containing protein p24beta2-like isoform X1, translating into MKFGALEFCVGVLLALVLSPQGVFGIRFVIDRDECFSHDVQYEGDRVHASFVIIRSDKYWYGGTEGVDLVVKGPHGDQIHDFRGKTSEKFDFVARHKGVHRFCFTNNSPYHETVDFDVHVGHFSYHEEHAKDEHFNPLLEQISKLEEALHNVLFEQHWLEAQTERQAILNEAMSKRAVYKAFWESSALVAASVLQVYLLRRLFERKLGISRV; encoded by the exons ATGAAATTTGGGGCACTTGAGTTTTGTGTTGGAGTGCTTTTGGCACTTGTGTTGAGCCCACAAGGTGTCTTTGGGATTAGATTTGTGATTGATAGGGATGAATGCTTTTCTCATGATGTGCAATATGAAGGTGACAGAGTTCATGCTTCTTTTGTTATCATCAGGAGTGATAAATATTGGTATGGTGGAACCGAAGGTGTTGATCTTGTG GTGAAGGGTCCTCATGGTGACCAGATTCATGATTTCCGTGGTAAAACTAGTgagaaatttgattttgtggCTCGACACAAAGGTGTCCACCGTTTCTGCTTCACTAACAATTCTCCGTATCATGAAACCGTGGACTTTGATGTGCATGTTGGCCATTTTTCATACCATGAAGAGCATGCAAAAGACG AGCATTTCAACCCCTTGTTAGAACAGATTTCGAAATTGGAGGAAGCTCTTCACAATGTCCTGTTTGAACAGCATTGGCTAGAGGCTCAGACTGAACGTCAGGCAATAT TAAATGAAGCAATGAGTAAGAGGGCAGTTTACAAGGCATTCTGGGAATCTTCTGCTCTTGTTGCTGCTAGTGTTCTCCAAGTTTATCTCCTTCGGCGCTTGTTTGAAAGGAAGCTTGGGATATCCAGAGTTTAG